In Betta splendens chromosome 1, fBetSpl5.4, whole genome shotgun sequence, the genomic stretch CATTTCTATATCGTCACTATGTGGAAGTCAGCAATCTTGACCCTGGGCTTATTGGTAGCTCTGGTAGACAGGGTGCAATCTAATGATGGCCATCCTTCCTTTTATGGTGTAAAACTTTGTGGGAGAGAGTTCATACGAGCTGTCATCTTTACCTGTGGTGGATCTCGATGGAGAAGGAGCACAGAAGACTCGGGTAAGCAAGTGTATGTCCACTATTTGTGACATTTTTCTAGAACCAAGGTGTAACTTTACCCCTCCATTTTATTAGTTCTTTTTGGAGAAGAGGCCTTTAATCCCTGGAACACAAATTTGATGCCTCAGTCCACCAGAGAGCAGGattctgcagagacacagacatggaaACACCAAACACTGGATGTGGCATCTGTTGCTGCAGGATTCAGCCGCTCAGTTCGCTCACCTGTCTCAGAGGAGGTGCTAGAGGCTCTAAGAAGCGCAGACAGGAAAGGACGAGATGTTGTGGTCGGATTGTCCAATGCTTGCTGCAAGTGGGGCTGTAGCAAGAGTGAAATAAGTTCTCTGTGCTGAACCCCCTTTCTTTTACATACAGCTTATACTGCCACTAAAATAGagttctctctctttttctgtgaTCACTGTCACCTTTATTTCTTAAGTGTGTACCCCAAATGTGTTTACTGTGGTTATCAAAGACTGATATGTGTTTAATAAAGTATTGTGTCATAGTTTTAAAGGTGTGCTTTTTAATACAAAACatatgtttaaataatatttcatgCTTTCTACTGTACACAAATCAACTAGTCAAACTTCAAAtatgtttaaaagaaaaacaaatctggATGTCCCATAACTTCCTTTAACTAAATTCAAATAAAGCCAAGGTTATTATAATTGGGCCTAAAATAAATGGAAATAATGGAAAATTAATCATTGTATTTGTCATCTCTAGGCTGGACTAATGTAGCTTCCTACTCATAGTTTTTTCCAATAACAATCTAAAAGCGCTCcagttaatttaaaatgttggaCTGGAAgaagagatcacatttctccaacATTATCTCTGCATTAACTGTTTCTCGCTTACAAAGGACCTAATGATAATCTTTAATTCAAAGCTCATGTGCTGGTGTAATTGTGGTTCTGAGAGTTTCTAATGTAAAATGGGAGGCAGCGGCTGCCTACTTTTCTCTTGTGACCAGTAACCTATTAGCCTGACTTTAGATGGTTAGAGGAAGCGAGAGGACAGAAGCCACATATGATACAGAGAGAtctgcaaactccacacagaatgCTACCTAGCTGGACAAAGAATTTGAACTCAGGTCATTCAATCTGTAAGGGCACAAAACAAACCACTAAACCAGAGTCTAAGCTCAATATTTCTGCATCGCTCATGCTTGCAATGATACTTGTGCAGGTTGTATAGAGAAGTTGCACTGATTTTAAAGGCTTAGGGAATCATTGCACTTAAACAAAAGACCATACTTTTTTGTCTCTCCTCTTTTCAGTTTTCTAACTTGCAACTAGCCCTAAGGCTCagctttatttaatttactgttCTATTAAATATTACTAAACGTACTTACTGTAAAGATTCCAGAATATTTTAAGTGTTCAAGTTGCTGCTTTAACTGCAAGTGTATATGCAAAATAAgatttacagtttttctttacccttgatacagtatattcatcCGACGAACGATAAACAAAACTGACGCTGTAGTTAAACGATTCTTTCAAACCATTAGCTCATGCAAAACgcgatttaaaatgaaaagtcaCGCTCCAATACTATTCTGCGGCTGTCACAGTTCTACAAAGAAAGCTTGGACcattaacacaacacaaaagaaagCACATAGTTTCGCTCGGTTGAAATGATGATCATGATTGAAATTATCTTTATAACAATAAGACAGCGTCTATACAACCGTTGACTAAAAAGAAATTTTGGCATCATTAAAAGTTATTTAGCCTTTCAGTACGGAAGCCGACCGTGACCAAACTGGTCACCCGGCTTGATTGCAGGGTATGCAATCTCTGTCACATACCAGCTAGCATAGCAACCGCACAGATCTACTGAGATCCGAAGTTTCTGTTTGGCTTTACAAGTAGCAGTCATAATATATTTCATGGTGATTGCTACAGCGTAGTTGCACTTTTGTCCATAGAAGCACAGTTGTACCACACCGGGGTTACCAGGTAATACCTTTTCGCGGTACTTTCAAGATGATGCTAGCTGTGAATGCTACTGGTAGCTGTCGGGACTGATATGCGAATGCTCTGTTTTGAATATTAATGCAATTCATTTTGCACTGTTGTCGTTGTTTTGGTGTTGAGCTACAAGCACCGCTTTGACAGCGCAACGTGGCGCACTGGAAGTTAACGTTAATGTAAAATGTCAATGAGTAGCGTTTTACGTGGGGTCAGTTTTGGATGGATAGTAAGTATCATAGCGACGCTAAGGTAGCTCGCTAACGCTAGCTTAATGAAGCAGTCATTTGCGCTGGGCCTGGGTAGACAACGCTGGTCAGGTCGTGATTGATGTATGGTGTGGCTATCTTATTCGTCGAGCTGTAACATGGAAAAGTGCCGACTCTTTACAGGTTCTGTGGCCCAAACCGAAGATGATTATTAACATTAGCATATGTACCGCAGTGTTTAGCTAGCTGTATGGAAGCCGTAAATATGTACAATGAATGTATTGAGGTAAACATTTAAAGCATGTCATTCGTAGGCTAAACAGTTTGAATTGTTGCTACAATATACTGGCTCTAACGTTTTGATATTATCACTTTCCGTTACGTGATTTGTGTAGTCGGCAAGAGAGGGGACATTGTGTTTGAAAGCAGATGTGAGTGCTTCATAAAtaagtaatgtgtgtgtgtgtgtgtgtgtgtgtgtgtgtgtgtgtgtgtgttttgtaggaTGGAGTGGCAGCCAGATGAGCAGGGTCTGCAGCAAGTGCTACAGCTGCTCAAAGACTCGCAGTCCCCTGACACTGCAACGCAGAGGGCTGTGCAAGAAGTATCCTTTCATCAGTGCCTGATTGTGTGAAACTGTGGTAGTTAGGCTCAAATAGGACTTCTCTACGTCTGCTTTTTTTGTCAAAGTGAAATGCACACTGTGATGCCATGTGGCGCTTGTGCAAAACTAAGCCGTTTGGTTATATAATAATCTACACTACCCAAATGTTAGACAggaacattgtgtgtgtgtgtgtgtgtgtggggacggGTGAACTCCTTAACAACATTACAGAAATTGGAACAGCTCAATCAGTTTCCAGATTTCAACAACTATCTCATCTTTGTCCTCACAAGCCTCAAATC encodes the following:
- the rln3b gene encoding relaxin-3b — protein: MWKSAILTLGLLVALVDRVQSNDGHPSFYGVKLCGREFIRAVIFTCGGSRWRRSTEDSVLFGEEAFNPWNTNLMPQSTREQDSAETQTWKHQTLDVASVAAGFSRSVRSPVSEEVLEALRSADRKGRDVVVGLSNACCKWGCSKSEISSLC